One Mustela nigripes isolate SB6536 chromosome 5, MUSNIG.SB6536, whole genome shotgun sequence DNA segment encodes these proteins:
- the CUTA gene encoding protein CutA isoform X1: protein MSGGRAPAILLGGGAALLLSLLWMPALLPVASRLLLLPRALLSMASGSPPSQPPPASSSGYVPGSVSAAFVTCPNEKVAKEIARAVVEKRLAACVNLIPQITSIYEWKGKIEEDNEVLMMIKTQSSLVPALTDFVRSVHPYEVAEVIALPVEQGNSPYLHWVRQVTESVSDSSTVLP from the exons GCCGCTCTGCTCCTGTCGCTTCTTTGGATGCCGGCGCTGCTGCCTGTGGCCTCCCGCCTTCTCTTGCTCCCCCGAGCTCTGTTGTCCATGGCTTCAGGAAGCCCCCCGTCCCAGCCCCCGCCCGCCTCGAGCTCCGGCTATGTTCCCGGCTCGGTCTCTGCAGCCTTTGTCACCTGCCCCAACGAGAAGGTCGCCAAGGAGATCGCCAG ggCTGTGGTGGAGAAGCGCCTGGCAGCCTGCGTTAACCTCATCCCTCAGATTACATCCAT CtatgagtggaaaggaaagattgAGGAGGACAATGAGGTGCTGATG ATGATTAAAACCCAAAGTTCCTTGGTTCCCGCTTTGACAGATTTTGTTCG TTCTGTGCACCCTTACGAAGTGGCTGAGGTGATTGCATTGCCTGTGGAGCAGGGAAACTCCCCATACCTGCACTGGGTACGCCAGGTTACAGAGTCTGTTTCAGACTCCAGCACAGTCCTACCATGA
- the CUTA gene encoding protein CutA isoform X2: MPALLPVASRLLLLPRALLSMASGSPPSQPPPASSSGYVPGSVSAAFVTCPNEKVAKEIARAVVEKRLAACVNLIPQITSIYEWKGKIEEDNEVLMMIKTQSSLVPALTDFVRSVHPYEVAEVIALPVEQGNSPYLHWVRQVTESVSDSSTVLP; this comes from the exons ATGCCGGCGCTGCTGCCTGTGGCCTCCCGCCTTCTCTTGCTCCCCCGAGCTCTGTTGTCCATGGCTTCAGGAAGCCCCCCGTCCCAGCCCCCGCCCGCCTCGAGCTCCGGCTATGTTCCCGGCTCGGTCTCTGCAGCCTTTGTCACCTGCCCCAACGAGAAGGTCGCCAAGGAGATCGCCAG ggCTGTGGTGGAGAAGCGCCTGGCAGCCTGCGTTAACCTCATCCCTCAGATTACATCCAT CtatgagtggaaaggaaagattgAGGAGGACAATGAGGTGCTGATG ATGATTAAAACCCAAAGTTCCTTGGTTCCCGCTTTGACAGATTTTGTTCG TTCTGTGCACCCTTACGAAGTGGCTGAGGTGATTGCATTGCCTGTGGAGCAGGGAAACTCCCCATACCTGCACTGGGTACGCCAGGTTACAGAGTCTGTTTCAGACTCCAGCACAGTCCTACCATGA